The Candidatus Binataceae bacterium sequence CTGAGCGTCAATTCGTATTCGCTCCCCACACCTTCGCTGTGCGCACCCGCCATTTTGAAGGATACTGCGGTCGCGACTTCCACGCCGCCGTCCTATAACTGCGGCCCGGCCTTCCTCGTCACCGGCCCGGATCGCAATCTCTGGATCACGAAATCCCGGTGGCGACACGATCTATTCATTCAATACTACCCAGCAAACATCGACTTCATACTTGACACAGAAAGGTCATGGCCCGGCGTACATAACGGTCGGACCCGACGGCTGAGTATGGTTTGGCGAGGTTGGCTCGCCCGCGGCTTTGCTCAGCTTAATCGCAGCCGGAACAGTTGATGCCGCGCCGGCGCCAGGAGCGTCCTCCATAAACTATGTCGGGGAGTTGATTCCAGATCTCGCCGATCCCAGTACAGCAGCCACGCTCAACGAACTGATGGTTCCGCAGATCGACACAAATTTTCCACTGGGACTCGCCCTTGGATATGACGGCAACCTGTGGATCGGCTATGCGGGTGTCGCGCCACTCGCAGCGGGCGGTGTTGTGCCAACAGTCGCTCTCGAACCGCTGCAGATGACCAATGTGCCGCGCAACGAAGTGCCGCTCGGAATAGTCGGCGCCCCTGACGGCAGTGTGTGGCTGGCGGAGCCGGTGGCCAACCAAATCGCACGGATCGATTTCTCGACTTTGCCCTCTACTATCACCGAATTTCCCGCCACTACCGGCTCGACCGCGGTCGGCCCGACTGCGCTCGCGATCGGCGCCGACGGCGCTCTCTGGTACACCGAGTCGCTGGCTGGAAAAATCGGTCACATGGTTGTAATTGGCTCCCAGAGCCAACCCGCAGGCACAATCCTCGGCGAATATGCGACCCCGACCAGCCCCTCGAATCCGGCCGACCTCGTGCTCGGCCCCGATTGCAATATCTGGTTCACCGAGATGGCGACGGGATTGGTCGGCAGCGTCGATATCAATGGCAACGTGAGCGAATACAGCGGCCTCGATCCGGCCAGCCAGCCGCTTGGTATCGCGCTCGGACCTGACGGCCAGCTCTGGGTGGCCGAATCCGCGGCCAACGAGCTCGCGCAGATCTCACCGACTGGTGGATTCTCGAATAGCAAGTGCAGCGCCGTGGTGTTGCCTGCCATTGCCAATTGCACCAAACAAGCCTTGTTGCTTGATACCGATCCGGGCAAATGTTACGCAACGCTCTCGGTTGGCGAATTCGATACCGGCTCGTCGGATCCGAACAATCCAGGGAAAACGCCGATCGAGTCGGTGAAGCCGAGCCAGATTCAATACACGCCGTCGAGCACTTTAATTCCATCCATTACCGAGGTGGAGCTGCTCGTGAGCCCATCGGCGGCGCCGTCGAACTCCGCGCCACTGCCGCTGCCGGTTTCGGCCTGCGTGGTCACGACGTTTGTTCGTGATCAAGAGCCGCCCACCCTCACCTGCCCGTCAGCGGTTGTGGTGAAATGCAACGGACGCAGTGGCACCCCAGCGAGCGTAGCGGTCACCGCAACCGACAATTGCGGCACCGTGAGCACGCCAACATGCTCGCCGGCCGGTCCGTATCAACCGGGAGTCACACCGGTAGTGTGCAAGGCCACCGACGTATCAAAGAACGTGGGCACATGCGACACGAGCGTGACCGTCACCGAAGCGCCGCCGACAATCACGTCGCTCAGCGCGAACCCGTCGTTCTTCAAGCCGGGGCCCGGCAACATCACTGTGAATCTCACGGCCAGCGCGCAAGACACTTGCGATTCTGTTCCGCCGACCTGCAAGGTCACGAGTGTCAGCGGCGGCCCTGCGACGATCACGGGACCGCTTCAGGTATCGATTGCGGACCAGGGAAACTTGCTGTCATCGCGCGTTTATACGATCTCGATCACTTGCACGGGTCAGGCGAACAACAGCTCGACCCGCACCACGCAAGTAAAGGTCGAGAGCCCGCTGCAGGTATTGCTCAATTCGATCTGACTCGCGCTCCGCTAGCGTCGCCTCGATGCCGCAAGGGGGATTTGCCAAACTGCGCGCAAACAGAAACAATGCGCGCAGCCGAGGCGTTCACCCAGATGCGTGATGAATCGAAAGGATCCAATCGTCCCCAGCGCGCGATCGGCGCAGCTAAGGCCGCACTGGCGGTGTTGCTTGCCGTGGGACTCACGGCGCCGCTCGCGTATGCCGCCGGCGATGCGGTCACGGCGGGGCACAAGTACTTCATTCAATACTGTTCGTCATGCCACGGCGCGGACGGCTCCGGCAACGGCCCGGTCGCAAAGGTGCTCTCAAGGCGGCCTGCGAATCTGCGGATGCTCGGCGACAAGTATGGGATGCCGCTGCCCGCCCCGCGCATCGCCGAGCTGATCGACGGCCGCGACACGCCGCGAGCGCACGGCACGCAGGATATGCCGGTGTGGGGCGAGCAACTCTACAAGATGGGCGCGGGCGAGCGCGGCGAAATGGGAATCGGCGAAGTGATCGGTGACATAATCGCGTATCTCAATACGATTCAGGATCGCCGCACGGCCGCGGTGGATCCCGCGGTCAGCGGAATCAATCGCTACGCGATCGTGTTCGCATCAAGCCACGACTCGTTTTCACGGTAGCCGGAACCGCTCACCTGATATTTCGATTTACCCGCCGACTCGAAGTCAACCTCGGGTGCGGCAGCCGTTAAATTTTGGCCAAAAAGCGCTAAGCTTGGGCCGATGGACTATCGCACGAAATTCGTCGTCGAGGCCGGCAGCCGCGTGAAGCTGCGCAAGATCGACCCCGCCTTCAAGAACAAATACGATTCGCAGGACGCGGCGCTGCCCGAAATCCAGAAGCACGTCGAGCGAATCGGCAAACTCCAGTACCTGCTTTACGCCGATGGAAATCAGTCTCTGCTCGTCGTGTTGCAGGCCCTCGACGCGGGCGGCAAAGACGGCGTCGTGCGCCACGTCTTCAGCGCGATGAATCCGCAGGGCACTTATGTCTTCGGATTCAAGGCACCGAGCAAGCGCGAGGCGGCTCACGACTTTCTGTGGCGCGCGCATCTGCGCACTCCCGCCAAGGGCGAAGTCGTGATCTTCAATCGCTCGCACTACGAGGATGTGCTCGTCGTGCGAGTACATAAGCTGGTTCCAAAAGAGGTCTGGTCGCGGCGCTACGAGCTGATCAATGACTTTGAGCAAATGCTTGCAGAGGGTGGCACTCGTATCCTCAAATTTTACCTGCACATCACTCCGGAGGAACAGCTCGCGCGCTTCAAGCAGCGCCTCGATGATCCGCAACGCCACTGGAAGATCAGCGAGAATGACTATTCAGAACGCGAGCTTTGGTCCAGCTATATCAAGGCGTTTGAAGAAGCGATGGAGAAAACGAGCACCAGGCGTGCGCCATGGTACATTATTCCATCGAACCACAAATGGTTTCGCAATCTGGCTATCTCACAGATCGTCGCCGACACGCTCGAAGACATGAAACTGAAGTTGCCACCAACGACGGTCGATATCGCAGCGATTCGCCGTAAGTATCACGCGGCAGCCGACGAGAAGGAACCGGGCCGCAAAGCGAAATAACCCAGCTCTACCTTCCGCCGCTCAGTCAATATGAATTCGATT is a genomic window containing:
- a CDS encoding c-type cytochrome, translated to MRAAEAFTQMRDESKGSNRPQRAIGAAKAALAVLLAVGLTAPLAYAAGDAVTAGHKYFIQYCSSCHGADGSGNGPVAKVLSRRPANLRMLGDKYGMPLPAPRIAELIDGRDTPRAHGTQDMPVWGEQLYKMGAGERGEMGIGEVIGDIIAYLNTIQDRRTAAVDPAVSGINRYAIVFASSHDSFSR
- a CDS encoding polyphosphate kinase 2 family protein, whose amino-acid sequence is MDYRTKFVVEAGSRVKLRKIDPAFKNKYDSQDAALPEIQKHVERIGKLQYLLYADGNQSLLVVLQALDAGGKDGVVRHVFSAMNPQGTYVFGFKAPSKREAAHDFLWRAHLRTPAKGEVVIFNRSHYEDVLVVRVHKLVPKEVWSRRYELINDFEQMLAEGGTRILKFYLHITPEEQLARFKQRLDDPQRHWKISENDYSERELWSSYIKAFEEAMEKTSTRRAPWYIIPSNHKWFRNLAISQIVADTLEDMKLKLPPTTVDIAAIRRKYHAAADEKEPGRKAK